The Bos indicus x Bos taurus breed Angus x Brahman F1 hybrid chromosome 3, Bos_hybrid_MaternalHap_v2.0, whole genome shotgun sequence genome includes a window with the following:
- the LOC113889650 gene encoding guanylate-binding protein 1-like produces MASEAHMPGPECLSENTNGQLLVNLKALKILSAIKQPVVVVAIMGLYCTGKSYLMNNLAGEKKGPRTSLFSKGTGVSTLNVT; encoded by the exons ATGGCCTCAGAGGCCCACATGCCAGGCCCAGAGTGCCTCAGTGAGAACACTAATGGGCAACTGCTGGTTAATCTGAAAGCCCTGAAGATCCTATCTGCCATCAAGCAGCCTGTTGTGGTGGTGGCTATTATGGGCCTCTACTGCACGGGCAAATCCTACCTGATGAACAATCTGGCTGGGGAGAAAAAGG GCCCAAGGACAAGTCTCTTCTCCAAAGGAACTGGAGTTTCTACCTTAAATGTGActtga